Proteins encoded together in one Cicer arietinum cultivar CDC Frontier isolate Library 1 chromosome 4, Cicar.CDCFrontier_v2.0, whole genome shotgun sequence window:
- the LOC101499983 gene encoding uncharacterized protein, whose amino-acid sequence MSNPHNHDNEDHNDEEDNNDVFLDESDIIGEVAFDDENLPDADDDDSESEQVEEIDDSEHIFTGHTGELYSVACSPTGEALVATGGGDDKGFLWQINKGDWASELTGHTDSVSSLGFSYDGTFLASGSLDGTVKIWDVSGNLKGTLDGPGGGVEWLRWHPRGNLLLAGFDESSLVWMWNADNFACLMSFAGHGSSVTCGDFTPDGRLICTGSDDATLRIWNPKTGESIHVVRGHPYHTEGLTCLAINSTSTLVLTGAKDGSVHIVNITTGRVVRTLPSHSDSIECVGFAPSGSWAAIGGMDPKMIIWDLEHSLARSTCEHEYGVTCMTWLGTSYLATGSMDGIVRLWDCRSGECVRTFRGHSDGIQSLSLSANRDYLVSASLDHTARVFDVKGFC is encoded by the exons ATGAGTAATCCACATAATCATGACAATGAAGACCACAACGATGAAGAAGATAACAATGATGTTTTCCTTGATGAATCCGATATCATTGGTGAAGTTGCCTTCGACGATGAAAATCTTCCCGATGCAGATGATGATGATTCTGAATCCGAACAAGTTG AGGAGATTGATGATTCTGAGCACATATTCACTGGTCATACTG GTGAATTATATTCAGTTGCCTGCAGCCCAACAGGTGAGGCACTGGTGGCAACAGGAGGCGGTGATGACAAAGGATTTCTCTGGCAGATCAATAAAGGAGATTGGGCTTCTGAGCTTACTG GTCATACAGATTCTGTATCTAGTTTAGGGTTTAGCTATGATGGAACATTTTTGGCATCAGGAAGCTTGGACGGAACTGTTAAAATCTGGGATGTATCTGGAAATCTGAAAGGTACACTTGACGGTCCTGGAGGGGGAGTTGAG TGGCTCAGGTGGCATCCAAGAGGAAACTTACTCTTGGCTGGTTTTGATGAGTCCTCCTTGGTTTGGATGTGGAATGCTGATAATTTTGCCTGCCTTATGTCGTTTGCTGGTCATGGTAGTAGTGTGACCTGTGGTGATTTTACTCCCGATG GGAGATTAATATGTACTGGTTCTGATGATGCAACCTTGAGAATATGGAACCCAAAAACCGGAGAAAGCATTCATGTTGTGCGAG GTCATCCATACCATACCGAGGGATTAACATGTCTAGCAATAAACTCAACTTCAACTCTTGTTCTTACTGGTGCCAAGGATGGATCTGTTCATATTGTGAATATCACCACAGGAAGA GTTGTCCGTACCCTGCCTTCTCATTCAGATTCCATTGAGTGTGTTGGGTTCGCACCAAG TGGTTCCTGGGCTGCAATTGGAGGCATGGATCCAAAAATGATCATATGGGATTTAGAGCACTCCTTAGCCCGAAGCACTTGTGAGCACGAG TATGGAGTGACATGTATGACATGGCTCGGCACATCGTATCTGGCAACTGGATCTATGGATGGAATTGTGAGATTATGGGACTGTCGGTCTGGTGAATGTGTCAGAACATTCAGAGGGCACTCTGATGGCATTCAATCGCTTTCTTTGTCAGCTAATCGCGATTACCTTGTCTCAGCTTCTTTAGATCACACAGCACGTGTTTTCGATGTTAAAGGATTTTGTTAA